One region of Maylandia zebra isolate NMK-2024a linkage group LG10, Mzebra_GT3a, whole genome shotgun sequence genomic DNA includes:
- the LOC143420687 gene encoding uncharacterized protein LOC143420687 — MPAATEKNSRCWEKRPEIYHPGASGEFTCQRVRSDLLLNVKKILIYIIIATPAMTAVAQGSSECNLTEPGPQTCFGVLGEPLVFYIPTKPHMKTSLKKSTEKILTLINDTLISLNDKYKNRTTVSTNGTLKLNKATKHDSGEYSMETHSSTDGVLLHTVNIHLHILAPVSEPAVTQMCLSPNQMTVSCFSEGDEVEFILSLDDKLLIQTTANGTENNSVSNVTINLPGQLMKNLTCVAQNNVSRKQNITHLTSCTAPVSKPAVSQVCSSPEQRKVSCSSEGDDVEFIFLLDDNLLIKTQPNISENHNISNVTISLHGQLLGKLMCIVQNNISRQQTIIHLIRCTGNISDHCVVTVAVVGSIAILLILAVFLGVRKFQKTGTMTVNEDDAEVDVVYSEVRLKQDGRETRETPPISNQDES, encoded by the exons ATGCCTGCCGCCACAGAGAAGAACTCCAGGTGCTG ggaaaaaagaccAGAAATATACCATCCAGGTGCCAGTGGTGAATTCACATGCCAGAGAGTAAGAAGTGATCTTCTTTTAAATGTG aagaagattTTGATCTACATCATCATCGCAACTCCAGCAATGACCGCTGTGGCACAAG GGTCTTCAGAATGCAATCTAACTGAACCTGGACCCCagacgtgttttggagttttagGAGAACCACTCGTTTTTTACATACCTACTAAACCACATATGAAGACAAGCTTGAAAAAGAGTACAGAAAAAATTTTAACCTTAATAAATGATACATTAATTAGTCTCAATGACAAATACAAGAATCGTACTACAGTCTCCACAAATGGAACATTGAAGCTcaacaaagcaacaaaacatgACTCTGGAGAGTACAGCATGGAAACACACAGTTCTACTGACGGTGTGTTATTGCACACAGTTAACATCCATCTACATATACTCG ctcCTGTGTCAGAACCAGCTGTTACGCAGATGTGTTTGTCACCAAACCAGATGACAGTCAGCTGTTTCTCTGAAGGAGATGAAGTAGAGTTCATTTTGTCTTTGGATGATAAGTTGTTGATACAGACTACAGCCAACGGTACAGAAAACAACAGCGTTTCAAATGTTACCATTAACTTACCTGGTCAACTGATGAAAAACCTGACATGTGTTGCTCAAAACAATGTcagcagaaaacaaaatatcaccCACCTTACAAGCTGTACAG CTCCTGTGTCAAAACCAGCTGTATCTCAGGTGTGTTCGTCGCCAGAACAAAGGAAAGTCAGCTGCTCCTCTGAAGGAGATGACGTAGAGTTCATCTTCTTATTAGATGATAACTTGTTGATAAAAACCCAACCCAACATTTCAGAAAACCACAACATTTCAAATGTTACCATCAGCTTACATGGTCAACTGCTGGGAAAGCTAATGTGTATTGTCCAGAACAATATAAGCAGACAACAAACCATCATCCACCTTATAAGATGTACAg GTAATATTTCTGACCACTGTGTCGTGACTGTGGCTGTGGTAGGAAGCATTGCCATTCTACTCATTCTGGCTGTGTTTCTTGGTGTCCGGAAATTCCAAAAGACTGGCACTATGACTGTTAATGAAg